In Mercurialis annua linkage group LG6, ddMerAnnu1.2, whole genome shotgun sequence, the following are encoded in one genomic region:
- the LOC126686483 gene encoding probable inactive purple acid phosphatase 29 isoform X2 — MHFADGNTTPCLDVLPTQMPTCSDLNTTAFIRRMIRAENPDLIVFTGDNIFGFDATDAAKSLNAAFAPAIESNIPWVAVLGNHDQESTLSREGVMQHIVGLKNTLARVNPVEAHGIDGFGNYNIEVGGVKGSRFENKSVLNLYFLDSGDYSTVPSIPGYGWIKPSQQFWFQLTSRRLRREYMSNPQAQKGPAPGLGYFHIPLPEYASLDSSNFTGVKQEAGISSPSVNSGFFTTMVEAGDVKAVFTGHDHLNDFCGRLNGIQLCYAGGFGYHAYGKAGWSRRARVVVASLEKSQNREWGAVKSIKTWKRLDDPNFTAIEGLALWSKGPTGARRRN, encoded by the exons ATGCACTTTGCTGATGGAAACACTACGCCTTGTTTGGATGTGTTGCCTACCCAAATGCCTACTTGCTCTGATCTCAACACCACCGCCTTTATCCGCCGCATGATTCGTGCTGAGAACCCTGATTTAATCGTTTTCACCG GGGATAATATCTTTGGATTTGATGCTACCGACGCAGCGAAATCGCTGAATGCAGCGTTTGCGCCGGCAATTGAATCGAATATACCGTGGGTGGCTGTTTTAGGTAACCATGATCAAGAATCTACCCTTTCTAGAGAAGGGGTTATGCAGCATATTGTTGGTCTTAAAAATACTCTTGCTCGAGTTAATCCTGTGGAAGCACATGGTATTGATGGTTTTGGAAATTATAATATTGAGGTCGGTGGTGTTAAAGGTTCaagatttgaaaataaatcaGTTCTTAATCTTTATTTTCTTGATAGTGGTGATTACTCTACTGTTCCATCAATTCCTGGTTATGGTTGGATTAAACCCTCTCAGCAGTTTTGGTTTCAACTCACTTCTCGAAGGCTTCGG AGAGAATACATGAGCAACCCTCAGGCTCAGAAAGGACCAGCACCTGGACTTGGTTACTTTCATATCCCATTGCCTGAATATGCAAGTCTTGATTCGTCAAACTTCACGGGGGTGAAACAAGAAGCAGGCATTAGCTCTCCTTCTGTGAACTCGGGTTTCTTCACGACTATGGTGGAGGCTGGAGATGTGAAGGCTGTTTTCACCGGACATGATCATCTGAATGACTTTTGTGGTCGGCTAAACGGTATTCAGCTCTGTTATGCTGGGGGTTTTGGATACCACGCGTATGGGAAAGCTGGATGGTCAAGGAGGGCAAGGGTTGTGGTTGCATCTTTGGAGAAGTCGCAAAACAGAGAGTGGGGTGCTGTCAAGTCGATCAAAACATGGAAACGCCTCGATGATCCTAATTTCACTGCCATAGAGGGTCTAGCCCTATGGAGCAAGGGCCCTACAG GAGCACGGAGAAGGAACTGA
- the LOC126686483 gene encoding probable inactive purple acid phosphatase 29 isoform X1: MVLERKLLCPSPSHLLVTVLALSHLLVLALGAPKQLRFRNNGEFKILQVADMHFADGNTTPCLDVLPTQMPTCSDLNTTAFIRRMIRAENPDLIVFTGDNIFGFDATDAAKSLNAAFAPAIESNIPWVAVLGNHDQESTLSREGVMQHIVGLKNTLARVNPVEAHGIDGFGNYNIEVGGVKGSRFENKSVLNLYFLDSGDYSTVPSIPGYGWIKPSQQFWFQLTSRRLRREYMSNPQAQKGPAPGLGYFHIPLPEYASLDSSNFTGVKQEAGISSPSVNSGFFTTMVEAGDVKAVFTGHDHLNDFCGRLNGIQLCYAGGFGYHAYGKAGWSRRARVVVASLEKSQNREWGAVKSIKTWKRLDDPNFTAIEGLALWSKGPTGARRRN, from the exons ATGGTGTTGGAGAGGAAATTACTATGTCCCTCTCCTTCTCACTTGCTAGTTACTGTGTTAGCTTTGTCTCACTTGCTAGTGCTTGCATTAGGTGCCCCGAAACAGCTGCGTTTTCGGAACAATGGAGAGTTCAAGATCCTCCAAGTTGCTGATATGCACTTTGCTGATGGAAACACTACGCCTTGTTTGGATGTGTTGCCTACCCAAATGCCTACTTGCTCTGATCTCAACACCACCGCCTTTATCCGCCGCATGATTCGTGCTGAGAACCCTGATTTAATCGTTTTCACCG GGGATAATATCTTTGGATTTGATGCTACCGACGCAGCGAAATCGCTGAATGCAGCGTTTGCGCCGGCAATTGAATCGAATATACCGTGGGTGGCTGTTTTAGGTAACCATGATCAAGAATCTACCCTTTCTAGAGAAGGGGTTATGCAGCATATTGTTGGTCTTAAAAATACTCTTGCTCGAGTTAATCCTGTGGAAGCACATGGTATTGATGGTTTTGGAAATTATAATATTGAGGTCGGTGGTGTTAAAGGTTCaagatttgaaaataaatcaGTTCTTAATCTTTATTTTCTTGATAGTGGTGATTACTCTACTGTTCCATCAATTCCTGGTTATGGTTGGATTAAACCCTCTCAGCAGTTTTGGTTTCAACTCACTTCTCGAAGGCTTCGG AGAGAATACATGAGCAACCCTCAGGCTCAGAAAGGACCAGCACCTGGACTTGGTTACTTTCATATCCCATTGCCTGAATATGCAAGTCTTGATTCGTCAAACTTCACGGGGGTGAAACAAGAAGCAGGCATTAGCTCTCCTTCTGTGAACTCGGGTTTCTTCACGACTATGGTGGAGGCTGGAGATGTGAAGGCTGTTTTCACCGGACATGATCATCTGAATGACTTTTGTGGTCGGCTAAACGGTATTCAGCTCTGTTATGCTGGGGGTTTTGGATACCACGCGTATGGGAAAGCTGGATGGTCAAGGAGGGCAAGGGTTGTGGTTGCATCTTTGGAGAAGTCGCAAAACAGAGAGTGGGGTGCTGTCAAGTCGATCAAAACATGGAAACGCCTCGATGATCCTAATTTCACTGCCATAGAGGGTCTAGCCCTATGGAGCAAGGGCCCTACAG GAGCACGGAGAAGGAACTGA
- the LOC126686484 gene encoding mitochondrial import inner membrane translocase subunit TIM22-4 — MADSTSSGKESSNDSDGTSSGFSEPMAETPQAQVTQVNSFRMPNMDELRAQEVWNNCAIRSVASGVMGGGLGLFMGLFLGALDNPLMQDEMSARQQFVYTAKQMGRRSWSSCKTFAVMGFVFSAAECIVEKARAKHDVTNTVVAGCVTGGSMSARGGPKAACVGCAGFAAFSVVIEKFLERHT, encoded by the exons ATGGCGGATTCTACTAGTTCCGGTAAAGAAAGTAGTAATGATAGCGACGGTACTTCTTCAGGCTTTAGCGAGCCAATGGCAGAGACCCCTCAGGCTCAGGTAACTCAGGTGAACTCATTTAGAATGCCTAACATGGACGAACTTCGTGCACAAGAAGTCTGGAACAATTGTGCTATTCGTAGTGTTGCTAGTGGAGTTATGG GAGGAGGGCTTGGGTTGTTCATGGGTTTGTTTCTAGGTGCACTCGATAATCCATTAATGCAAGATGAGATGAGTGCCAGACAGCAGTTTGTTTATACTGCTAAGCAAATGGGGCGGCGGAGTTGGAGTTCTTGTAAAACTTTTGCAGTTATGGGATTCGTTTTCTCAGCTGCTGAGTGTATTGTTGAAAAGGCTCGAGCTAAACATGATGTTACTAATACAGTTGTCGCTGGCTGTGTCACTGGAGGTTCAATGTCTGCAAGAG GTGGTCCAAAAGCAGCATGTGTTGGTTGTGCTGGGTTTGCAGCATTCTCAGTGGTAATAGAGAAGTTCCTAGAAAGACATACATGA
- the LOC126686482 gene encoding probable inactive purple acid phosphatase 29 isoform X2, translating into MHFADGKTTPCLDVYPAQMPTCSDLNTTAFIRRMIRAENPDLIVFTGDNIFGFDATDPAKSMDEAFAPAIESNIPWVAVLGNHDQESSLSREGVMKYIVGLKNTLARVNPVEAHVIDGFGNYNLEVGGVKGSRFENKSVLNLYFLDSGDYSTVPSIPGYGWIKPSQQFWFQLTSRRLRREYTSKPQAQKGPAPGLGYFHIPLPEFASFDSSNFTGVKQEGISSPSVNSGFFTTLVEAGDVKAVFTGHDHLNDFCGRLTGIQLCYAGGFGYHAYGKAGWSRRARVVVASLEKSQNGEWGAVKSIKTWKRLDDHNFPAIDGQALWSKGPTGARRRKRIIRD; encoded by the exons ATGCACTTTGCTGATGGCAAAACCACGCCTTGTTTGGATGTGTACCCTGCCCAAATGCCTACTTGCTCTGATCTCAACACCACCGCCTTTATCCGTCGCATGATCCGAGCTGAGAATCCTGATTTAATCGTGTTCACCG GGGATAATATCTTTGGATTTGATGCTACTGACCCAGCAAAATCAATGGACGAAGCATTTGCTCCGGCCATTGAATCGAACATACCTTGGGTGGCTGTTTTAGGTAACCATGATCAAGAATCTAGCCTTTCAAGAGAAGGGGTTATGAAGTATATTGTTGGTCTTAAAAATACTCTTGCTCGAGTTAATCCTGTGGAAGCTCATGTTATTGATGGTTTTGGAAATTATAATCTTGAAGTGGGTGGTGTTAAAGGTTCAAGATTTGAGAATAAATCAGTTCTTAATCTTTATTTTCTTGATAGTGGTGATTACTCTACTGTTCCTTCAATTCCTGGTTATGGTTGGATTAAACCCTCTCAGCAGTTTTGGTTTCAACTCACTTCACGAAGGCTTCGG AGAGAATACACGAGCAAGCCTCAGGCTCAGAAAGGACCAGCACCTGGACTTGGTTATTTTCATATTCCATTGCCTGAATTTGCAAGTTTTGATTCATCAAACTTCACAGGGGTGAAACAAGAAGGCATTAGCTCTCCTTCTGTGAACTCGGGGTTCTTCACGACTTTGGTGGAGGCTGGAGATGTGAAGGCTGTTTTCACTGGACATGATCATCTGAATGACTTTTGTGGTCGGCTAACTGGTATCCAACTTTGTTATGCTGGAGGTTTCGGATACCATGCCTATGGGAAAGCTGGATGGTCAAGGAGGGCAAGGGTTGTGGTTGCATCTTTGGAGAAGTCTCAAAACGGAGAGTGGGGTGCCGTCAAGTCGATCAAAACATGGAAACGCCTTGATGATCATAACTTCCCTGCTATAGATGGTCAAGCCCTCTGGAGCAAGGGCCCTACAG GTGCGCGTAGAAGGAAAAGAATCATTAGAGATTGA
- the LOC126686482 gene encoding probable inactive purple acid phosphatase 29 isoform X1, with the protein MVLQRKILRPSISHLLVSVLVFSHLLVLALGAPKQLHFGKNGVFKILQVADMHFADGKTTPCLDVYPAQMPTCSDLNTTAFIRRMIRAENPDLIVFTGDNIFGFDATDPAKSMDEAFAPAIESNIPWVAVLGNHDQESSLSREGVMKYIVGLKNTLARVNPVEAHVIDGFGNYNLEVGGVKGSRFENKSVLNLYFLDSGDYSTVPSIPGYGWIKPSQQFWFQLTSRRLRREYTSKPQAQKGPAPGLGYFHIPLPEFASFDSSNFTGVKQEGISSPSVNSGFFTTLVEAGDVKAVFTGHDHLNDFCGRLTGIQLCYAGGFGYHAYGKAGWSRRARVVVASLEKSQNGEWGAVKSIKTWKRLDDHNFPAIDGQALWSKGPTGARRRKRIIRD; encoded by the exons ATGGTACTGCAGAGGAAAATATTACGCCCCTCTATTTCTCACTTGCTAGTTTCAGTGTTGGTTTTTTCTCACTTGCTAGTGCTTGCATTAGGTGCCCCAAAACAGCTGCATTTTGGAAAAAATGGAGTCTTCAAGATCCTCCAAGTTGCTGATATGCACTTTGCTGATGGCAAAACCACGCCTTGTTTGGATGTGTACCCTGCCCAAATGCCTACTTGCTCTGATCTCAACACCACCGCCTTTATCCGTCGCATGATCCGAGCTGAGAATCCTGATTTAATCGTGTTCACCG GGGATAATATCTTTGGATTTGATGCTACTGACCCAGCAAAATCAATGGACGAAGCATTTGCTCCGGCCATTGAATCGAACATACCTTGGGTGGCTGTTTTAGGTAACCATGATCAAGAATCTAGCCTTTCAAGAGAAGGGGTTATGAAGTATATTGTTGGTCTTAAAAATACTCTTGCTCGAGTTAATCCTGTGGAAGCTCATGTTATTGATGGTTTTGGAAATTATAATCTTGAAGTGGGTGGTGTTAAAGGTTCAAGATTTGAGAATAAATCAGTTCTTAATCTTTATTTTCTTGATAGTGGTGATTACTCTACTGTTCCTTCAATTCCTGGTTATGGTTGGATTAAACCCTCTCAGCAGTTTTGGTTTCAACTCACTTCACGAAGGCTTCGG AGAGAATACACGAGCAAGCCTCAGGCTCAGAAAGGACCAGCACCTGGACTTGGTTATTTTCATATTCCATTGCCTGAATTTGCAAGTTTTGATTCATCAAACTTCACAGGGGTGAAACAAGAAGGCATTAGCTCTCCTTCTGTGAACTCGGGGTTCTTCACGACTTTGGTGGAGGCTGGAGATGTGAAGGCTGTTTTCACTGGACATGATCATCTGAATGACTTTTGTGGTCGGCTAACTGGTATCCAACTTTGTTATGCTGGAGGTTTCGGATACCATGCCTATGGGAAAGCTGGATGGTCAAGGAGGGCAAGGGTTGTGGTTGCATCTTTGGAGAAGTCTCAAAACGGAGAGTGGGGTGCCGTCAAGTCGATCAAAACATGGAAACGCCTTGATGATCATAACTTCCCTGCTATAGATGGTCAAGCCCTCTGGAGCAAGGGCCCTACAG GTGCGCGTAGAAGGAAAAGAATCATTAGAGATTGA
- the LOC126654096 gene encoding uncharacterized protein C594.04c — MGRNLKNAVISFLVPVPSILFYLSLLNHYHTTTITTNSNTEISPLWTWCFHHPLILANILFFFNVNVLFWLISHVLSSHWMIDLYWTVIPVLLVYYYQTYPFAEYDLSRSRIVIALTWVWSLRLTHNYFRRENWQWGAREDWRFNDMRAQYGKHWWWISFFSVYFSQQVFLIGICMPFYIVHLVDKPLNIWDFVAVAVCLSGVVIAYFADTQLHDFVTTNNELKELGKPVVPNLDSGLWYYSRHPNYFGEQLWWWGLALFAWNLGHGWAVIGALINSLCLAYVTVLVERRMLKQEYRAEAYRQYQKTTSVCIPWFKSSAYSRKDKKN; from the exons ATGGGCAGAAATCTGAAGAACGCAGTGATTTCATTTCTAGTTCCAGTCCCTTCAATTCTCTTCTACCTCTCCCTCCTTAACCACTACCACACAACCACCATCACTACCAACTCTAATACTGAAATTTCTCCATTGTGGACATGGTGCTTTCACCACCCTCTTATCTTAGCCAACATCCTCTTCTTTTTCAATGTCAATGTCCTCTTCTGGCTCATCAGTCACGTCTTATCAAGCCACTGG atGATAGATCTGTACTGGACGGTGATCCCGGTTCTACTTGTTTACTACTATCAAACCTACCCATTTGCGGAATATGATTTGTCGAGATCGAGAATTGTGATTGCACTGACATGGGTTTGGAGTTTGAGACTCACCCATAACTATTTTAGGCGGGAAAATTGGCAATGGGGTGCTAGAGAAGATTGGAGATTTAACGACATGCGTGCCCAGTATGGGAAGCATTGGTGGTGGATTTCTTTCTTCTCGGTTTACTTTTCCCAGCAG GTTTTTCTTATAGGAATATGCATGCCCTTTTATATTGTTCATTTAGTTGATAAGCCGTTGAATATCTGGGATTTTGTCGCTGTTGCTGTGTGTTTGAGTGGTGTTGTAATAGCATACTTTGCTGATACACAACTGCACGACTTCGTGACAACAAATAACGAATTAAAAGAACTTGGAAAGCCAGTAGTCCCAAATCTTGATAGTGGTTTATGGTACTACTCGCGGCATCCTAACTACTTTGGAGAGCAGTTGTGGTGGTGGGGATTGGCTTTATTTGCGTGGAATCTTGGACATGGATGGGCCGTCATTGGAGCTTTGATTAATAGTCTGTGCTTAGCATATGTTACTGTGCTTGTAGAGAGACGGATGCTGAAACAAGAGTACAGAGCTGAAGCCTACCGCCAGTATCAGAAGACAACCTCTGTATGTATCCCTTGGTTCAAGTCATCCGCCTATTCTCGTAAAGATAAGAAAAATTGA
- the LOC126688298 gene encoding translocase of chloroplast 33, chloroplastic — protein MGSIPREWVGFQQFPSTTQTKLVELFGKLKEEGLSTLTILVLGKGGVGKSSTVNSLIGERVVNVNSFSAEAPRPVMVSRTRSGFTLNIIDTPGLVEGGYVSYQSLELIKRFLLNKTIDVLLYVDRLDAYRVDDLDKQIVTAISDSFGKEIWRKSLLVLTHAQLCPPDDLSYDDFSARRSEYVLKTIRAGSRMRKRDFEDSVIPVGLVENSGRCNKNDLDEKVLPNGTAWIPSLVKEIIGVATNGNKSITVDKKLIDGSEANDRGKMFIPLILGAQWLFVKWIQRAIKDDIAKGGKGL, from the exons ATGGGCTCCATACCTCGCGAATGGGTAGGGTTCCAGCAGTTTCCTTCTACCACGCAAACCAAACTCGTCGAATTGTTTGGAAAATTGAAGGAAGAG GGTCTCAGTACTTTGACCATTCTTGTTTTGGGCAAAGGTGGAGTTGGTAAATCTTCCACTGTCAATTCTCTCATTGGGGAGAGGGTCGTTAATGTCAATTCGTTTTCG GCTGAGGCTCCAAGACCTGTAATGGTTTCCCGCACCCGGTCTGGATTCACATTAAACATCATAGATACTCCTGGCCTTGTAGAGGGTGGTTATGTCAGTTACCAATCTTTGGAATTGATTAAAAG GTTTCTTTTGAACAAGACTATAGATGTTCTGCTCTATGTTGACCGCTTGGATGCGTATAGAGTGGATGACTTAGACAAGCAGATTGTAACTGCTATCTCTGATAGTTTTGGAAAAGAAATTTGGCGTAAAAGTTTACTTGTACTTACTCATGCACAGCTTTGCCCCCCCGATGATCTCAGCTATGATGACTTTTCAGCTAGAAGATCAGAGTATGTCTTAAAGACTATTCGTGCAGGATCACGAATGCGGAAACGAGATTTTGAG GATTCTGTCATTCCAGTTGGTTTGGTTGAGAATAGCGGAAGATGCAATAAAAATGATTTGGATGAAAAG GTTCTCCCAAATGGCACAGCCTGGATTCCAAGTTTGGTTAAAGAAATCATTGGGGTAGCTACAAATGGTAATAAATCGATTACTGTTGACAAGAAGTTGATAGACGGGTCCGAGGCCAATGACAGGGGCAAGATGTTTATCCCCCTCATCCTTGGGGCTCAG TGGCTTTTTGTGAAATGGATTCAAAGAGCAATCAAAGACGACATTGCCAAGGGCGGCAAGGGTTTGTGA